A genomic stretch from Natronomonas gomsonensis includes:
- a CDS encoding sulfurtransferase TusA family protein produces the protein MTETDIQPTETVDARGSACPGPLMDLIGKIRAVESGEVVRLLSDNEQSLTDVEEWTNEAGNELLAVEEEDDHYAFYVEKA, from the coding sequence ATGACAGAGACAGATATTCAGCCGACGGAGACGGTCGACGCTCGGGGGTCGGCCTGCCCCGGTCCGTTGATGGACCTTATCGGCAAGATTAGAGCGGTCGAATCGGGCGAGGTCGTGCGCCTTTTAAGCGATAACGAGCAGTCGCTGACCGATGTCGAAGAGTGGACGAACGAGGCCGGAAACGAGCTGCTAGCGGTCGAGGAGGAAGACGACCACTACGCGTTCTACGTGGAGAAAGCATGA
- a CDS encoding DUF1641 domain-containing protein: protein MSGEAPESQTELEAAIEENPEAVAEFVRRLDAVNELLDVVALGESALTDEMARDLADTTSTLAESADGLATDETVGLAESVGQNGAELQETLETLVSLQETGALDELVELASVASLLTAALDDEMVRSLAATGSSLGELAQTAADEETHDGLETVLQSVGDAERQPDERIGALGLVKAARDPDVQYGLGYVLSIARAIGQNRRPADDA, encoded by the coding sequence ATGTCCGGCGAAGCACCCGAGAGTCAGACGGAACTGGAAGCGGCTATCGAGGAAAACCCGGAAGCGGTCGCGGAGTTCGTCCGCCGACTGGACGCCGTCAACGAACTGCTGGACGTGGTCGCACTCGGCGAAAGCGCGCTCACCGACGAGATGGCTCGCGACCTCGCCGACACGACGTCGACGCTCGCGGAGTCGGCAGACGGCCTCGCGACCGACGAGACGGTCGGGTTGGCCGAAAGCGTCGGCCAGAACGGCGCGGAACTGCAGGAAACGCTCGAAACCCTCGTGAGCCTTCAGGAGACGGGCGCCCTAGACGAGTTGGTCGAACTCGCGAGCGTGGCGTCGCTTTTGACGGCGGCGCTCGACGACGAGATGGTTCGGTCGCTGGCCGCGACCGGCTCCTCGCTCGGGGAGCTCGCCCAGACGGCCGCCGACGAAGAGACCCACGACGGACTGGAGACGGTCCTTCAGAGCGTCGGCGACGCCGAACGGCAACCGGACGAACGCATCGGTGCGCTCGGGCTGGTGAAAGCCGCACGGGACCCCGACGTCCAGTACGGCCTCGGCTACGTACTTTCGATTGCCCGAGCCATCGGACAGAACAGACGGCCAGCAGACGACGCCTGA
- a CDS encoding pyridoxamine 5'-phosphate oxidase family protein, which produces MTEKMNRSAIDELLRAEGAGVLSLTDGAETYAIPESFGYDGTYLYFQFAHEDDSRKMAFLDTTDVATFTVFTTDPAESVQARGRIEAVPASEHDAAAAALAENATVPTMNVIPDTPVDDLSMAFYRFVVDSLSGRVFEDPMKNPTEA; this is translated from the coding sequence ATGACAGAGAAGATGAACCGGTCGGCTATCGACGAGTTGCTCAGAGCCGAGGGCGCCGGGGTGCTCTCGCTGACCGACGGTGCCGAGACCTATGCGATTCCGGAGTCGTTCGGATACGACGGGACGTATCTGTACTTCCAGTTCGCCCACGAGGACGACAGTCGGAAGATGGCGTTTCTCGATACGACCGACGTTGCGACGTTCACGGTGTTCACCACCGACCCCGCCGAAAGCGTCCAGGCACGCGGGCGAATCGAAGCCGTCCCGGCGTCAGAACACGACGCCGCGGCGGCCGCACTTGCCGAGAACGCGACCGTCCCGACGATGAACGTAATTCCCGACACGCCGGTCGATGACCTCTCGATGGCGTTCTACCGGTTCGTCGTCGATTCCCTCTCGGGGCGGGTGTTCGAGGACCCGATGAAAAATCCGACCGAGGCCTGA
- a CDS encoding NAD(P)/FAD-dependent oxidoreductase, protein MTDHIVILGGGTGGAVLANDLADRLDAELEADEVRVTLVNDGPDHVYKPVWLYVPFGEREPADGRRPLDELVDDRIDLRIDRVTDIDTDSQRLRMRDKTSLSYDHLVLATGSTLAPEEIPGLDEGGHDYYSESGAETLREELLSFTEGHLVLSVIGTPHMCPAAPLEFVFMADDWFRKRGLREDVEITYTYPIQRVHGNPHIAEWARPLMDDRDINVETFFNAESVDAEANRLTSMEGTDIDYDLLVGIPPHRGVDLVEDAGLGDDGWVEVDQHTLEAENAENVYAIGDTADTGAPNAGSVAHYQAGVVGRRLASAVRGRPATATYEGKTLCFVETGMDSASFVEFDYENPPSPVPPSEKIHWAKLAYNESYWLTARGLL, encoded by the coding sequence ATGACCGACCATATCGTCATCCTCGGTGGCGGGACCGGTGGGGCCGTGTTGGCGAACGACCTCGCCGACCGGCTGGACGCCGAACTCGAAGCCGACGAGGTCAGAGTCACACTCGTCAACGACGGCCCCGACCACGTCTACAAGCCAGTGTGGCTGTACGTCCCGTTCGGTGAGCGCGAGCCAGCCGACGGCCGTCGGCCGCTGGACGAACTCGTCGACGACCGAATCGACCTCCGCATCGACCGCGTTACGGACATCGACACGGACAGCCAGCGGCTCCGGATGCGCGATAAAACCTCGCTCAGTTACGATCATCTCGTGCTCGCGACCGGGTCGACGCTCGCACCCGAGGAGATACCCGGCTTGGACGAGGGCGGCCACGACTACTACAGCGAATCCGGGGCGGAGACGCTGCGCGAGGAGTTGCTCTCGTTCACCGAGGGCCACCTCGTGTTGAGCGTCATCGGGACGCCGCACATGTGTCCGGCGGCACCGCTCGAGTTCGTGTTCATGGCCGACGACTGGTTCCGAAAGCGCGGCCTCCGGGAGGACGTCGAGATCACCTACACCTACCCGATTCAGCGCGTCCACGGCAATCCCCACATCGCCGAATGGGCCCGGCCGCTCATGGACGACCGCGACATCAACGTCGAGACGTTCTTCAACGCCGAGTCAGTCGACGCCGAGGCCAACCGGCTTACCTCGATGGAGGGAACCGACATCGACTACGACCTGCTGGTCGGTATCCCGCCGCACCGCGGCGTCGACCTCGTCGAGGACGCGGGCCTCGGCGACGACGGCTGGGTCGAGGTCGACCAACACACCCTCGAAGCCGAGAACGCCGAGAACGTCTACGCAATCGGTGACACCGCCGACACGGGTGCCCCGAACGCCGGCAGCGTGGCCCACTATCAGGCCGGCGTCGTCGGCCGCCGACTCGCCAGTGCGGTTCGCGGCCGCCCGGCGACGGCGACCTACGAAGGGAAGACGCTGTGTTTCGTCGAGACGGGCATGGATTCGGCGTCGTTCGTGGAGTTCGACTACGAAAACCCGCCGTCGCCGGTGCCGCCCTCGGAGAAAATCCACTGGGCGAAGTTGGCGTACAACGAGTCCTACTGGCTCACCGCACGGGGGTTACTCTGA